From a region of the Oncorhynchus tshawytscha isolate Ot180627B linkage group LG14, Otsh_v2.0, whole genome shotgun sequence genome:
- the LOC112266475 gene encoding NEDD4 family-interacting protein 2 isoform X4 produces MDQAASRYQVFENDEDDSCEPSTSAQQPCTSAQASLSSQACPVPIALEGDAEAPPPPYASIALGDTSSMPESSCYPSDFPVPPPYSVATSLPTYDEAEKAKAAAMVLSAVEVIPGDDDFPPRDDFSDVDQLRVGNDGIFMLAFFMAFLFNWIGFCLSFCLTNTIAGRYGAICGFGLSLIKWILIVRELSFKSIVLC; encoded by the exons ATGGACCAGGCAGCGAGCCGATACCAAGTG ttTGAGAATGATGAAGACGACTCCTGTGAGCCCTCCACCAGCGCCCAGCAGCCGTGCACCTCGGCCCAGGCCAGCTTGTCCTCCCAGGCCTGCCCAGTCCCAATAGCCCTGGAGGGGGATGCAGAGGCCCCACCTCCCCCGTATGCCAGCATCGCCCTGGGAGACACCTCTTCCATGCCTG AGAGCAGTTGTTACCCAAGTGATTTCCCCGTGCCGCCCCCATACAGCGTGGCCACCTCTCTTCCCACCTACGATGAGGCAGAGAAAGCCAAAGCGGCAGCAATGGTACTCTCTGCTGTGGAGGTGATACCAggg GACGATGACTTCCCTCCAAGGGATGACTTCAGCGACGTCGACCAGCTGAGGGTGGGGAACGACGGCATTTTCATGCTGGCCTTTTTCA TGGCCTTCCTGTTCAATTGGATTGggttctgtctgtcattctgcctgACCAACACCATCGCTGGCCGATACGGGGCCATCTGCGGCTTTGGCCTCTCTCTCATCAAGTGGATTCTCATCGTCAGG GAACTGTCATTCAAAAGTATTGTCCTGTGTTAG
- the LOC112266475 gene encoding NEDD4 family-interacting protein 2 isoform X3, producing the protein MDQAASRYQVFENDEDDSCEPSTSAQQPCTSAQASLSSQACPVPIALEGDAEAPPPPYASIALGDTSSMPESSCYPSDFPVPPPYSVATSLPTYDEAEKAKAAAMDDDFPPRDDFSDVDQLRVGNDGIFMLAFFMAFLFNWIGFCLSFCLTNTIAGRYGAICGFGLSLIKWILIVRYSDYFTGYFNGQYWLWWIFLVLGLLLFFRGFVNYLKVRNMSESMAASHRTRFFFLY; encoded by the exons ATGGACCAGGCAGCGAGCCGATACCAAGTG ttTGAGAATGATGAAGACGACTCCTGTGAGCCCTCCACCAGCGCCCAGCAGCCGTGCACCTCGGCCCAGGCCAGCTTGTCCTCCCAGGCCTGCCCAGTCCCAATAGCCCTGGAGGGGGATGCAGAGGCCCCACCTCCCCCGTATGCCAGCATCGCCCTGGGAGACACCTCTTCCATGCCTG AGAGCAGTTGTTACCCAAGTGATTTCCCCGTGCCGCCCCCATACAGCGTGGCCACCTCTCTTCCCACCTACGATGAGGCAGAGAAAGCCAAAGCGGCAGCAATG GACGATGACTTCCCTCCAAGGGATGACTTCAGCGACGTCGACCAGCTGAGGGTGGGGAACGACGGCATTTTCATGCTGGCCTTTTTCA TGGCCTTCCTGTTCAATTGGATTGggttctgtctgtcattctgcctgACCAACACCATCGCTGGCCGATACGGGGCCATCTGCGGCTTTGGCCTCTCTCTCATCAAGTGGATTCTCATCGTCAGG TACTCGGACTACTTTACTGGATACTTCAATGGGCAATACTGGCTCTGGTGGATTTTCCTGGTCCTCG GTCTCCTGCTTTTCTTCAGAGGGTTCGTGAACTACCTGAAAGTGCGCAACATGTCTGAAAGCATGGCTGCCTCGCACAGAACACGCTTCTTCTTCCTGTACTGA
- the LOC112266475 gene encoding NEDD4 family-interacting protein 2 isoform X1, which yields MDQAASRYQVFENDEDDSCEPSTSAQQPCTSAQASLSSQACPVPIALEGDAEAPPPPYASIALGDTSSMPESSCYPSDFPVPPPYSVATSLPTYDEAEKAKAAAMVLSAVEVIPGDDDFPPRDDFSDVDQLRVGNDGIFMLAFFMAFLFNWIGFCLSFCLTNTIAGRYGAICGFGLSLIKWILIVRYSDYFTGYFNGQYWLWWIFLVLGLLLFFRGFVNYLKVRNMSESMAASHRTRFFFLY from the exons ATGGACCAGGCAGCGAGCCGATACCAAGTG ttTGAGAATGATGAAGACGACTCCTGTGAGCCCTCCACCAGCGCCCAGCAGCCGTGCACCTCGGCCCAGGCCAGCTTGTCCTCCCAGGCCTGCCCAGTCCCAATAGCCCTGGAGGGGGATGCAGAGGCCCCACCTCCCCCGTATGCCAGCATCGCCCTGGGAGACACCTCTTCCATGCCTG AGAGCAGTTGTTACCCAAGTGATTTCCCCGTGCCGCCCCCATACAGCGTGGCCACCTCTCTTCCCACCTACGATGAGGCAGAGAAAGCCAAAGCGGCAGCAATGGTACTCTCTGCTGTGGAGGTGATACCAggg GACGATGACTTCCCTCCAAGGGATGACTTCAGCGACGTCGACCAGCTGAGGGTGGGGAACGACGGCATTTTCATGCTGGCCTTTTTCA TGGCCTTCCTGTTCAATTGGATTGggttctgtctgtcattctgcctgACCAACACCATCGCTGGCCGATACGGGGCCATCTGCGGCTTTGGCCTCTCTCTCATCAAGTGGATTCTCATCGTCAGG TACTCGGACTACTTTACTGGATACTTCAATGGGCAATACTGGCTCTGGTGGATTTTCCTGGTCCTCG GTCTCCTGCTTTTCTTCAGAGGGTTCGTGAACTACCTGAAAGTGCGCAACATGTCTGAAAGCATGGCTGCCTCGCACAGAACACGCTTCTTCTTCCTGTACTGA
- the LOC112266475 gene encoding NEDD4 family-interacting protein 2 isoform X2 produces the protein MDQAASRYQVFENDEDDSCEPSTSAQQPCTSAQASLSSQACPVPIALEGDAEAPPPPYASIALGDTSSMPESSCYPSDFPVPPPYSVATSLPTYDEAEKAKAAAMVLSAVEDDDFPPRDDFSDVDQLRVGNDGIFMLAFFMAFLFNWIGFCLSFCLTNTIAGRYGAICGFGLSLIKWILIVRYSDYFTGYFNGQYWLWWIFLVLGLLLFFRGFVNYLKVRNMSESMAASHRTRFFFLY, from the exons ATGGACCAGGCAGCGAGCCGATACCAAGTG ttTGAGAATGATGAAGACGACTCCTGTGAGCCCTCCACCAGCGCCCAGCAGCCGTGCACCTCGGCCCAGGCCAGCTTGTCCTCCCAGGCCTGCCCAGTCCCAATAGCCCTGGAGGGGGATGCAGAGGCCCCACCTCCCCCGTATGCCAGCATCGCCCTGGGAGACACCTCTTCCATGCCTG AGAGCAGTTGTTACCCAAGTGATTTCCCCGTGCCGCCCCCATACAGCGTGGCCACCTCTCTTCCCACCTACGATGAGGCAGAGAAAGCCAAAGCGGCAGCAATGGTACTCTCTGCTGTGGAG GACGATGACTTCCCTCCAAGGGATGACTTCAGCGACGTCGACCAGCTGAGGGTGGGGAACGACGGCATTTTCATGCTGGCCTTTTTCA TGGCCTTCCTGTTCAATTGGATTGggttctgtctgtcattctgcctgACCAACACCATCGCTGGCCGATACGGGGCCATCTGCGGCTTTGGCCTCTCTCTCATCAAGTGGATTCTCATCGTCAGG TACTCGGACTACTTTACTGGATACTTCAATGGGCAATACTGGCTCTGGTGGATTTTCCTGGTCCTCG GTCTCCTGCTTTTCTTCAGAGGGTTCGTGAACTACCTGAAAGTGCGCAACATGTCTGAAAGCATGGCTGCCTCGCACAGAACACGCTTCTTCTTCCTGTACTGA